From the genome of Planctomycetia bacterium:
CCGGCGAGGTAGCCGTGCGACTCCTCGGCGCCGAACACGAATCCCGCGGGGCCGTGCCGGTCGACCGCGGAGCAGATCCACTTGAAGCCGACGAGCTGCGTGTCGTCGACCGTGAGCCCGTGGTGCTCGGCGATCCGGCGCAACAGGCCGGTCGTGACGAGTGTCGTCACGGCGTAGTCGCCGGGCCGGGACGCGCCGCGGGCCTTGCGGGCGGCGATCGCCCGAACGCAGAGCAGGGCGCAAAGCTGGTTGCCGGTGAACGTCCGCCACTCCGCCCCGGGGCTGCGCGTCAGCGGCGCCGCAGCGCCGAGCCGGTCGCAGTCGGGATCGCTGGCGAGCACGAGGTCGTCGCCGCGCTCCCGGGCCTCGGCGATCGGGCCCGCGAGGACCGCGGGATTCTCCGGGTTCGCCACGTGGCCGGGGACATTGGGAAAATCTCCGTCGGGAGCCTCGTGGGGGGCGAAGACCCGGAGCCGGTCGAAGCCGGCCCCGCGCAGCACCGGCACGACGGCGCTGGCGCCGACGCCGTGCAGCGGCGAGTAGAGGATCGAGATCCCGCGCGGCCCGGAGGCCGACTGGGCGAGGACGGCGGCCACGAAGGCGGGATCGATTTCCTCCTCGACGAACCGCACGCGGCCCGCGGCGACGCCGGCGTCGAACGCCTCGCGGTGCACCGTCTCCACCCGCATCACCCGATCGATGATCCCCTTGTCGTGAGGCGGCAGCACCTGCACGCCCCCGCTCCAGTAGACCTTGACGGCATTGTCGCTGGGAGGATTGTGGCTGGCCGTCACCATGATGCCGCAGGTGCTCCCCGTGTGCCGGACCGCGAACGACAGTTCCGGCGTGCTGCGGAAGCCGCGCAGGAAGAAGATGCGGAAGCCGGCCGCGAGCAGGACCTCGGCGCACAGCCGGGCGAAGTGCTCCGAGCGGTGCCGCGTGTCGTAGGCGATCGCACAGGAGGGCGTCTCCCCCGGCCGCAGGATGCTCCGCACGTAGTCGGCCAGACCCTGCGCGCTTTCGCCGATCGTCCGGTCGTTGATCGCATTCGAGCCGACCGGGTACATCGTGCCACGCCGGCCGCCGGTGCCGAAGGGGATCACCGTCCAGTAGACGTCGTCGAGTTCCTTCCACAACTCCGGCTCCGCGGCACAGCGATCGATCCGCGCGGCGAGTTCGGCGGCAAACTCCGCGTACCGCGGCTGTGCGAGCCAGTCGCGCATCGTGGTCGCCGAGTGCTCGGTGATCCGGCCGGCGGCACGGGCGGCGGCGAGCGCGGCAAGGCGGTCGGGACTGGCGGCGGTCATGGAAGTCCTGCTGTCGAGGAAGCGAAGGCCCGGCCCCCGCAACGGGGCGGATGCGGGCCGCGTGACCGCCCTTTATACTGCCCGCCCCATGTCCGTCACCGCCACCGACTCCGAGCCGCTGATCGTGAGTGTGTCGGGGCTGCGCGGTGTCGTCGGGGGCGCACTCACCGCCGACGTCGCCGTCCGCTACGTGGCCGCGTTCGCCGCCACGCTCCCCCCCGGCCCGATCGTCATCGGCCGCGACGGCC
Proteins encoded in this window:
- the pmm gene encoding phosphomannomutase, with amino-acid sequence MTAASPDRLAALAAARAAGRITEHSATTMRDWLAQPRYAEFAAELAARIDRCAAEPELWKELDDVYWTVIPFGTGGRRGTMYPVGSNAINDRTIGESAQGLADYVRSILRPGETPSCAIAYDTRHRSEHFARLCAEVLLAAGFRIFFLRGFRSTPELSFAVRHTGSTCGIMVTASHNPPSDNAVKVYWSGGVQVLPPHDKGIIDRVMRVETVHREAFDAGVAAGRVRFVEEEIDPAFVAAVLAQSASGPRGISILYSPLHGVGASAVVPVLRGAGFDRLRVFAPHEAPDGDFPNVPGHVANPENPAVLAGPIAEARERGDDLVLASDPDCDRLGAAAPLTRSPGAEWRTFTGNQLCALLCVRAIAARKARGASRPGDYAVTTLVTTGLLRRIAEHHGLTVDDTQLVGFKWICSAVDRHGPAGFVFGAEESHGYLAGTHVRDKDASVAALLMAELTAELAAAGRTPHELLDELFCTHGCHLERQVSVMLPGASGMDRMREIMGTLRARPPRSLGGRDVVRTRDQASLTTWTPGAEPAAYEGVTSDLVIFDLAGDAAAPPAAPLPAGRFPPLGTAVAARPSGTEPKIKFYLSVVAEPCSPADLPAVKATLAARLDAMEADLRRLAGV